In one Leptospiraceae bacterium genomic region, the following are encoded:
- a CDS encoding bifunctional riboflavin kinase/FAD synthetase, translating into MKTIHNIQDESELPLNGSVITLGNFDGIHPGHVALLNRITDISIEKKIPSLVITYHPNPARVLGKKQNFKDIFSFDIKRNLLNNCGIDYFYPIPFTPEFAGMNAYDFLRDVLVKKLKARHIVIGFNHCFGKGREGNFSFLKKHSREFNYDVEEIEEVKFDGEVISSSLIRKNIQEGNIKKANKMLDRIFYLRGTVGRGFQRGKKIGFPTANLIVESEYIIIPGDGVYACLININNKLYKAIVNIGNNPTFENREKSIEGHVLGYHGDLYGKDIEFHFFEKIRDEMKFNSIEDLIEQIYKDRERAYSMLAGII; encoded by the coding sequence TTGAAAACAATTCACAACATACAAGACGAATCAGAACTTCCTTTGAATGGCTCCGTGATTACTCTCGGCAATTTTGATGGAATCCACCCCGGTCACGTGGCCCTTTTGAACCGGATAACAGATATTTCTATCGAGAAAAAAATCCCCTCTCTCGTCATCACTTACCATCCCAACCCGGCTCGGGTTCTGGGAAAAAAGCAGAATTTCAAAGACATATTTAGTTTTGATATCAAAAGAAATCTTCTGAATAATTGCGGAATTGATTACTTCTACCCGATTCCATTTACTCCGGAATTTGCCGGTATGAATGCCTATGATTTCTTGCGTGATGTTTTAGTTAAGAAGCTAAAAGCGAGGCATATTGTAATAGGTTTCAATCACTGTTTTGGAAAAGGGCGAGAAGGAAATTTTAGTTTTCTAAAGAAACATAGTCGGGAATTTAACTATGATGTGGAGGAAATTGAGGAAGTTAAATTTGATGGTGAAGTTATATCCAGCTCCCTGATACGTAAAAATATACAGGAAGGTAATATAAAAAAAGCCAATAAGATGTTAGACAGAATCTTTTATCTCAGAGGTACAGTAGGGAGAGGTTTTCAAAGAGGTAAGAAAATTGGCTTTCCTACAGCCAATTTGATTGTAGAATCGGAATACATTATTATTCCAGGAGACGGTGTCTATGCCTGCCTGATAAATATTAATAATAAATTATATAAGGCAATTGTAAATATAGGAAATAATCCTACTTTTGAGAATAGAGAGAAAAGTATTGAAGGCCATGTACTAGGCTATCACGGGGACCTATATGGAAAAGATATTGAATTTCATTTTTTTGAAAAAATACGTGATGAGATGAAATTTAATTCTATCGAAGATCTTATTGAGCAAATTTATAAAGACAGAGAAAGGGCCTATAGTATGCTCGCCGGGATTATATAA
- a CDS encoding mechanosensitive ion channel family protein, with amino-acid sequence MNTAWNKYILMFFCFLFLIPGVYAEDKKQEERLIQRLVEVKTDSPRDTMRTFMTAMNDYKKGVDSGDIELKERIKVAIRCLDLEDTPYLLREEKGSEIAIFLKEVIDRVIIIKYEYIPEKPESNRWRLRNTEITISKVEKGERAGEWLFSPATTYRARDFYQKVKSYPYLKGSGAGAAYKAPWLRRIIPAWARAKVLGSHIWQWLGILIAILLGYLIRLLIGLATKLFLLIASKTNNAWDDRIASAISGPLGYIAAVGFWYFCLKYLQIEGILLTILDFVLNIQLSVFAIWMLYRLMVVFSEFVEVRYKDADTHFRAHLLPLILKTAKVLVVILGILVSIQNMGYNVMSILAGLGIGGLAFALAAKDTAANLFGSLMILFDKPFKAGDWIVLGSYEGVVEEIGLRSTRIRTFYDSVVSIPNSDMANTRIDNMGLRQYRRILTKIGIEYGTAPNTILEFVRGIKEIIERDPETRKDKFYINFTSFGAYSLEILLYCYVQVPGYAEELVAKERIYLEIIDLADRLGVGFAFPTQTVHLSKEKETENFSIPKKRVSKKQSRR; translated from the coding sequence ATGAATACAGCTTGGAATAAATATATTCTCATGTTTTTTTGTTTTCTTTTTCTTATACCGGGTGTGTATGCAGAAGATAAGAAACAAGAAGAAAGACTTATACAGAGATTGGTAGAAGTTAAGACCGACTCTCCACGGGATACAATGAGAACATTCATGACTGCTATGAATGATTATAAAAAAGGGGTGGATTCCGGCGATATCGAACTAAAAGAGAGAATCAAAGTCGCTATACGTTGTCTGGATCTGGAAGATACACCTTACCTCCTTCGCGAAGAGAAAGGTTCTGAAATTGCTATTTTTCTTAAAGAAGTAATCGATAGAGTTATTATCATTAAATATGAATATATCCCTGAAAAACCGGAATCCAACCGCTGGAGGTTACGCAATACAGAAATAACCATTTCTAAAGTAGAAAAAGGAGAGCGTGCCGGAGAGTGGCTGTTTTCCCCTGCAACTACCTATAGAGCCAGGGACTTTTATCAAAAAGTCAAATCGTATCCTTATCTGAAGGGTTCCGGTGCCGGTGCAGCCTATAAAGCTCCCTGGTTAAGACGGATTATTCCTGCCTGGGCCAGAGCGAAAGTTTTGGGTTCTCATATCTGGCAATGGCTCGGAATTTTGATAGCCATTTTACTGGGTTATTTAATTCGTTTACTTATCGGGCTTGCAACTAAATTATTTTTACTTATTGCCAGTAAAACAAATAATGCCTGGGATGATAGGATTGCTTCTGCTATTTCCGGGCCTCTTGGCTATATTGCCGCTGTAGGCTTCTGGTATTTTTGTTTAAAATACTTACAGATTGAAGGCATCTTACTTACTATACTTGATTTCGTATTAAATATCCAGTTGAGCGTATTTGCAATCTGGATGCTTTATAGACTTATGGTGGTATTCTCTGAATTTGTCGAAGTTCGTTATAAAGATGCTGATACACATTTTCGAGCACATCTCCTTCCTCTAATATTAAAAACTGCTAAAGTTTTAGTTGTGATCTTAGGAATACTGGTCAGTATACAGAACATGGGTTATAATGTAATGTCGATTCTTGCCGGTCTGGGAATCGGAGGTCTGGCCTTTGCCCTGGCTGCAAAAGATACCGCTGCCAATCTCTTTGGATCTCTTATGATTTTATTCGATAAACCTTTCAAAGCCGGAGACTGGATTGTTCTTGGTTCTTATGAAGGGGTTGTAGAAGAAATAGGACTACGTTCTACAAGAATTAGAACCTTTTATGATTCAGTTGTATCTATACCCAACTCTGATATGGCAAATACAAGAATCGACAATATGGGATTGAGACAATACAGAAGAATTCTAACAAAAATAGGAATCGAATACGGTACAGCACCAAACACAATCCTCGAATTTGTAAGGGGGATTAAAGAAATCATAGAAAGGGATCCGGAAACCAGAAAGGATAAATTTTATATAAATTTCACTTCCTTCGGGGCCTATAGCCTTGAGATACTGCTTTATTGTTATGTTCAGGTACCGGGTTATGCAGAAGAACTTGTAGCTAAGGAGAGAATCTATTTGGAGATAATTGACCTGGCTGATCGTCTCGGTGTAGGTTTTGCATTTCCTACTCAAACTGTGCACCTTTCCAAAGAAAAGGAAACGGAGAATTTTTCAATTCCGAAAAAAAGAGTAAGTAAAAAACAATCTCGAAGATAA